The sequence below is a genomic window from Sardina pilchardus chromosome 9, fSarPil1.1, whole genome shotgun sequence.
CGAGGCAGACGAGGCCCCGCAGGAGCGGAGCGAGGAGCCGAGCGAGGGGGACCCTGGAGGAGACGCCACGTCCACTCTGAGCAGCGTCCAGCCTCTGGTGAAGGACAGGGACCCAAAGGGAGTCAACAAATGCCTTAAGGTAATtcacctcatctcatctcccacTCTCTAAAAACAATGATCTTAATAGTGAAACAGGAACAATGTTACATGGGTTTTAATAATTACATTTTATACTGAAGATTCATCACATCAACAGACTCATGACAATTTTAGCCTATCAACATTGGATGAAACTTGTAATTTCAGGAATTCTGAAAGGCTGTACAGCTACTAGACATATGGAGCTATAGTGCCCTCTAGTGGCAGATTGTAGCACCGCTCTGTCTTAATTTCATGTCCCTGAATTAAAGCTGATGTTTCTGGGGCCTAATTACCAGTACATCTCAGTCTTGGTTGGCTGCCTGGCTGCCATGGAGCAATGATTCCTGATCTGAGCGCTGTGCTCTGTCTGCCTGAGTGTAGGACACCATCAGTCAGCCCAAACACGGCCTCTTTGTTTACCATTTACATCAAGGACAATCACTGTGTATTCTCAAACACAAGCTTAATGTTGTGATTATCCCTGATGGTAAACACCTGTCTCTGCAGGTGACCTTCGAGGACGTGATTGCGGAGCCCCCGTCGGTGCGCAGCTTTGATAAGGTGTGGCTGGGCAGCCACACTATATTCGAGGTGTCCCGCCTCTGGTTCTACCGGCTCATCTCGCTCCTGCTGGCCGTGCCCGTCTCACTGGTCGCTGGCATCCTGTTCGCCATCCTCAGCTGCCTGCATATATGGTGAGAGCAGCGCCAGagcacacacagctcctcaTCCACTCTTCACTAACGGAGCAGGAATGCAAgtgcaaagaacacacacatggtggAGGTGCTCTCTGCTGTTTGATAGTGTAATGAATGTAAAGGAGCTTACAGTACATGGGCACCGCTACTGAGTGGGGAACACATGTGAATGAAGTGGGCAGTGAATGATGTGAATTATGTTAGGTGGGAGGTCCTATGTAACGGTGAGTGAAGGGATAACTAAACTGTGGTGTTTATAATAGCTAATGAATGATCAGACACAATACGTGTGGTGACAGGTTTAGAGCGACTGTCCTGACAATGAGGCTGATTGACGTTGgctgtgaaaagaaaacagatcATGGCACGGTTTCTATTCCAGAGGCATCTCAGATGTGCGTTTCTGGGTGACTCTAAggcacctctccctctctctccctctctctctctccctctctctctctctctctctctctctctctctctctctctctctctctctccaggctcaTCATGCCCTGTGTGCAGCTGGCGCTGATCAACATGCACTGGATCAAGGTGGTGTGGGGAAGCCTGCTGGACATCCTCATCGCCCCCTTCTTCAGCAGCCTGGGAAAGTGCTGTGGAGCCATCAACATCCATGTGGCCAAGGACTGAAGCTGTGCacctctcaatcacacacaatcacacacacacacacacacgcacacaaacaaacacacacgcacacacacacacacacataattatgtTATGTAAAATACATTTATCACATGTCATATATCATGTAATTAAGTAAGCTAGTTTCTTAAATTGTCAATCTTAGTGAGAAATGACTGTGGCGTGCACATCAAAGCCATAGGTAATGTCAGGCTAAGCCTCTGTAGATAAGAGCAGATGAAGTGATATCAGTCACCATCTGCTGACTTATTCATGGACACTTTAAAGGCACGGTGTGATCAAATGACCAACAGATCTACTGTACTTTGAGACCATTCTTTTTGAACCACTGCAGATAAGTATGACTCTGTTAACTTTTTCACATTTCGTGCTGTTTCAAGACTGTGCTGTGTAGTGCAAAAAGTTCTGTGGAGTTGGGCATAAAACTAGGAGATGTCCTCTCCAATGACCCTCGTCTGACCTCCAAGTGCAAAGACCCATTAAAGAAAGTTTGTGAAAATACGTCTGCAATCTATTACTTCTAGTGTCAGTCACACACGGATATGtgttgtgcgcacacacaggaagagagagagagagagtgagagagtgagtgtgtgagagagagagagtgagagagagaaaagagagagagagagagagagagagagagagagagagagagagagagagagagacatgcacaaCACTCCCAACCATACCCAAGGGAAATTCCAAATGTGGGTGAAAACGAAAGGGATCCTATTGACAACACCCGGTGGTCTGATTAGGAGGTCAGTGAAGCATGCTGACCAGGTGAGTACAATGTAATTTTCCAACTGACCAGTCCAAGCTCCCCATCAGACATCAGCGGTAATGGATGCAGTCTGAGAGGTCTAGGCCTGAGGAGAGATGTCCTCCCACACTTATTTCCTGTTCATCTAATGcccttcatccccctcttcttATCTCATTGGTTTAGTTCCAAGACTTGACATTTGAGATTTCATTTAATCCACAAAGTTCTTTACTCTGTGTGGATTGCTTAAGATATTGCTGTGCGTTTGCTTCAGGCAGATTTGAGTTATTGGTTTGAATTATTGGTCTGAGAGCTGCTATTTTTATTCAAGAGGAGTCATTTGTGGTAACAGGTCTCCAGGGTAAGATAGTGAAGTTctccacaaacacaaccacaggaCGGTCACGTGGAATGCTTGATCATATGGATGCAGTATGATGATGGTTGCTATTCTACATTTGTTTATGCTTTGGTGGCAGTGACATATGGCATCTCCCTATTGCCTCTATTGCTCTTTGGCAGCTCGCAAACAATGTTGCCAAAACAGTATACAAATGTTATGGGTGTAATACAATAATGAATGAGAGCATCATTGACCAGTtggaaaatagaaaataaagacAGGTAGATAtaatctctcagtctgtctgtccatctatccgtctgtccgtctgcctgcctgtctgtctgtccgtctgcctggctgtctgtctgtgtgtctgtgtgtctgtttatttgtagCTACTAAGTAAAGACAagggagctgcagcagctcacTTTACTGTATTGACATAAACAGCAGCCACACGCATGCTTCGGCTGGCACTGGGGGAGATATTTCTGTAGCGCTTCCTCCAGGGCCCTGCCCCACCCTGGTTCACGAGCTGATGGGAACATTTCTGTAATGAGGTTAACGTTGCTGCGCCACTGCGCCGCCGCTCTGGAGACATTCCTGTGCTCCCCTCACACTTGTCGTCTCTCCTCGCTCTCATCAGGCCGCCGAGCGCGCCCAATTTGCCTGCATTAGACTGTAATATGACACCATGAAACACAATCACAGGCCTTTAGCTCCATTATTGCTGCTATTAGTGTCACTGTGACACGCACTGTCGCTGAAATAAGAATGACTTCATCAGCTGCATGaggccaagtgtgtgtgctgctgactaAATACATATGTATGTTGGTGTTTAAATCCATccatacagtgcacacatatATGCCACACCAtgatattatatttatttaatatgcacttagtcctttgagtttgtgatgtgttatggtttgtataatagtattgttttgttataatttgtctattgatagaattttaaatttattttgctattgtccttaaatttagccataccatgctttagttattattattatatataattaactgagtgacttatttgattgctattctcatttcactgttttatttctcattaggttagtgcttaaaattattgttttactgataatattactattctccctagtttgtaattgttcactgttaatttaatttgtattgttatttatttgtatgtcgctttggacaaaggcgtctgctaaataaccatagccatagccatagccatagccatagccatagccatagccatgatATATGATGGGCATCAATGATGCGTTAAAGAGGGTGCATGGGCAAGCCAAAGGATTGAGTTTTATAGGATCAGTTTAGACCTGAATCATGAGCTAGTTATGTATCACTATGGTTTCTGTTTATCCAAAACAGCTATTTTAAGAGCAGGCACATTCCAGGCCATTTAAATATATCCAAATATGTCTTCAATTCTTCCTACCTCTGGAGCTATGTGCTCTGTAGTCGGAAATGGACAGATATACTGTTGGCATTCTCCACtatactgctaaaatgacaagAAGCTCATTTTCCAGGACACGTTAAAGTTTGTTCAGAAAGAGTGGTTCTTTCTTGTAACAACTCTTCATTACAAGGGCTGAAAAGGGCTTGGTTCATTCTCCAAACTTTGATCAAGAAACAAGCAATCCAGTTCATCTGCAGCACGACCCCATATAGTATTTCACAGGTGCTATGCAGCGGCATCAGACACAACAAAGCACTGAGCTCACGTCACATCAAAGTGTTATATCACAATTATGTCCACCTGCATGAACTCAACACCTTATCAAAATTATGggattatttatatatatatatatatatatatatatatatatatatatatatatataggctgtACAATAtattagaaaaagaaaaaaaacctcttgATAACAATGACATCTGCAAAATCAGCTACAGTAAATCAGTGGCCGACAGGGAAAAGATCATCAataaatgcaatttcaggacAAATGGTGTAGATCTGATGATGAGGAAATATTGTGGGTGTCATATTCAATCAAGGCTTCACATTATGTGTCTGAGTACGCGCGTGTGTGggatgggtggaggtggaggtagggtggggtggggtggtggcggcggtggtggtggtggtggtggtggtggtggtgggttgaATCATTCATCAGCCCTCCAGCTGCCCTGTATAGGCCTGTCAGGGACAGGACTGGCTCATATTTCAAACTTGGTTATCTGCAATCACCATTAAATACCTCAGCTTTCATTAGAGAAACATTCAGCTCCTTTCCATTTTTCAACCTCATAACGATGAGAAAACTCTTTCTAGTGGTAAagtaatgaaataatgaaatggGCTCTGTAATTATTCTGATGTGGAATGAGCGATAGAGACATATGCATCAGCCCCTGAGCCCAATAGTAGCCGTGCCACCTGATCCACTGCCCATAGAATATCCACATGACTTATGGCTCTGTAGTGACAGCAGGAGTTGGCCAGGGCAGTTGATAAGAGAGTGCATGTAAGTCTGACTTAACATATATCAGACTACTGCTGATCAGGATGTCTAACCAATCAGCTTTCTCATTCACTCCTGTAATGAATCTCTAGGGAGAACAAATAGCCTGAGCACACAGTGATTTATTTTATCTTCCTCTAACAAAATGGGATAAAATTGGCCATTTGCTTAGAAATGATCCATGCACAAATTCATCTGACATTCCATAGCAAATACTATTGAATCATTAAGGTTTTCAGTTTCATGGTGAATCTATAGCACAGATAAGGACTGTCACAGTTACAAGGGATGAAGGTAATGGAAATTAGAATAGAGTAGCACTATGTTTTATCTTTCCAAATACCAAATTGGAAAGTTGAGGACTAAGACCAAACAAGGAAGAGTAAGATAGTGGAAGCTATGGAAATATTTTGCCTTTCATCAGATGAAAATACAGCTAAATAGCCACTGCAAATGGAAACGGAAGCAGTCCGGCATACAAATCCATGAAGTGCTGTTGGATCCCTGCAGTCTTGTGATGCATGATCTGGATTCCTGTGGGGAATGAGGTTACAGGGCCTGTGCTGGACTGGCCCAACAGAAGGACTCTTGAGTGGAAATTCATGCCACTGTGCAACTCCTGCCTGCTCAACTCAACAGCAGAGTGTGAAATGTGACACGGCCGTGGGTTCCTCTTTAATACGtgcttttactctctctctctctccctccctccctctctccctctctccctctatccctcactctGTGAGAGCCCCTATGTCTGAGCGCGAACAGGCCCCTTGGGCGGAGACTAGGCAGGAGCCCACTTTTGACAGGAGGCCTGTCTGTAGCAGCTGTCCACTGACATTCCACTAGTGTCGTCAGGCCAGTGACAGCGGGGTTGAGCTTGCGGCGGTGCTGgagagggtggggtgaggtgggccATCTGGGGGGAGCCTCAGGGGTCCGGGaagtccgcacacacacacacacacacacacacacactagcgcttcactctctcacttcgCTCAAACCCTAGTCTCCGccggctctctctttctctccctctctctccctgctgctcCGGGCTTGCTGCCCTCACCATGGCGGACCAGTACAACATCAACGAGGAGAAGTACGTGAAGGACAGTCACACCAAGGAGATAGACCTGATCAACCGGGACCCCAAGCAGATCAATGAGGATGTGGTCAAGGTACGCAGTGGATTATGTTCTCTCATACACCTTCCATGGCAAACAGAAAGGGCTGGCAAGACTCAAAAGCTCATGGTTGCCACGGGCTGCAGACTTCTGTGTATCTGAGGTTTGTGTGATATGTGCCAGAAATAGACCTAAGGCCTACTTCTCCAGCCAGCACAAGGCACGGTAGGGTTTATTTCTGGAAAGGGGGTAAAAGGGTGTGTCAAATGGAGACGCTTTCATATCTTATTTCCCCatgttgttgtggtgtttgATTTTAAAAGCGAATCATCAGAAAATAGGAAAACTGTCCTCACA
It includes:
- the LOC134092707 gene encoding caveolin-2-like, producing the protein MDRTESPAETRIDLESLEQQLSSELWEQPGVYAAPETESGSEADEAPQERSEEPSEGDPGGDATSTLSSVQPLVKDRDPKGVNKCLKVTFEDVIAEPPSVRSFDKVWLGSHTIFEVSRLWFYRLISLLLAVPVSLVAGILFAILSCLHIWLIMPCVQLALINMHWIKVVWGSLLDILIAPFFSSLGKCCGAINIHVAKD